A window from Seriola aureovittata isolate HTS-2021-v1 ecotype China chromosome 14, ASM2101889v1, whole genome shotgun sequence encodes these proteins:
- the znf503 gene encoding zinc finger protein 503: protein MITSPSASALKNSDICAAWESSSCRNSSSASINKPFLHSAPPSDPLRQANRLPIKVLKMLTARSGHILHPEYLQPLPSTPVSPIELDAKKSPLALLAQTCSQIGKPDPPPSSKLSSGSQNGSSEKESKSGPLKLSDIGVDDKSSFKPYSKPSDKKDSSSGVSGGEKSGFRVPSATCQPFTPRTGSPNSSTSASPMPSEGKCGDRDEKKESDCNKNGTTDGSGTTSHSRISVSCGGINVEVNQHQETTPGTKTTSSSESSSVTSVSSASVLGSGLVAPVSPYKPGQTVFPLPPAGMTYPGSLAGAYAGYPQHFLPHGGSLVNAQLASSLGCSKAGSSPLAGASPPSIMSASLCRDPYCLSYHCASHLAGAASASCTHDSAAAAAANALKSSYPLMYPTHPIHGVHSSAPSFSGHPLYPYGFMLPNDPLPHVCNWVSANGPCDKRFSSSEELLNHLRTHTAFTGAEKLISGYPGSSSLASAAAAAMACHMHMPPSGAPGSPGTLALRSPHHALGLSSRYHPYSKSPLPTPGAPVPVPAATGPYYSPYALYGQRLTTASALGYQ from the exons ATGATCACGTCGCCCTCGGCGTCTGCTCTGAAAAATAGTGATATTTGTGCAGCCTGGGAAAGCAGCAGTTGTCGGAATAGCAGCTCAGCGAGCATCAACAAGCCTTTTCTCCACTCCGCACCACCGTCTGATCCATTACGGCAAGCAAACCGACTTCCCATCAAGGTTTTGAAAATGCTTACCGCACGGTCGGGACACATTTTGCACCCGGAGTATCTGCAGCCTTTGCCTTCTACCCCGGTCAGTCCCATAGAG CTAGATGCCAAGAAAAGTCCGTTGGCTCTGCTGGCGCAGACCTGCTCTCAGATCGGCAAACCGGACCCACCACCCTCCTCCAAATTATCCTCCGGATCACAAAATGGATCTAGTGAGAAGGAATCTAAATCCGGCCCTTTGAAATTGAGTGACATCGGTGTGGATGACAAATCTAGCTTCAAACCTTATTCTAAACCTTCAGACAAGAAGGACTCATCTTCGGGCGTCTCAGGCGGAGAGAAGTCTGGTTTCCGAGTGCCGAGCGCCACCTGCCAGCCGTTTACGCCGCGGACAGGCAGCCCCAACTCCAGCACTTCAGCCTCCCCTATGCCATCAGAGGGGAAATGTGGGGACAGGGATGAAAAGAAAGAGTCTGATTGTAATAAAAATGGCACTACGGACGGGTCTGGCACCACTAGCCACAGCAGGATAAGTGTGAGTTGTGGTGGAATTAACGTGGAGGTCAACCAACACCAGGAGACGACGCCTGGCACTAAAACCACCTCCTCCTCGGAGTCCTCCTCCGTAACTTCTGTATCCTCCGCATCCGTTCTCGGGTCAGGACTTGTGGCGCCGGTTTCTCCTTACAAACCGGGGCAGACAGTTTTCCCTTTGCCTCCTGCTGGTATGACCTACCCAGGTAGCTTGGCTGGGGCCTATGCTGGTTACCCTCAACACTTCCTGCCCCACGGAGGGAGTTTGGTAAACGCACAGCTGGCTAGTTCACTAGGCTGCAGTAAGGCTGGATCCAGTCCTTTGGCAGGGGCTTCTCCACCGTCCATCATGTCAGCCAGCCTGTGCAGAGACCCTTACTGCCTCAGTTACCATTGTGCCAGTCACTTGGCGGGCGCAGCCAGTGCTTCCTGCACGCAcgactctgcagctgcagcagccgcTAACGCCCTAAAGTCCAGCTACCCACTAATGTACCCGACACACCCCATACATGGCGTTCATTCCTCGGCGCCATCATTTAGCGGACACCCTCTGTACCCATATGGTTTCATGCTCCCCAACGACCCTCTCCCTCATGTTTGTAATTGGGTGTCGGCAAATGGACCGTGCGACAAGCGCTTCTCCTCATCGGAAGAGCTCCTGAAtcacctgaggacacacactgcTTTTACCGGGGCTGAGAAGTTGATTTCTGGTTATCCCGGGTCTTCATCACTGGCCAGCGCCGCAGCAGCGGCTATGGCCTGCCATATGCACATGCCACCGTCAGGAGCCCCCGGGAGCCCCGGGACGTTGGCTCTAAGGAGCCCGCATCACGCGTTAGGACTCAGTAGCCGCTACCACCCGTACTCCAAAAGCCCTCTGCCAACCCCTGGTGCCCCTGTTCCCGTCCCCGCAGCCACCGGCCCTTACTACTCCCCTTATGCACTGTATGGCCAGAGACTCACCACAGCATCAGCGCTTGGATACCAGTGA